GCGTACGATCGCTAACCTGCGGGTGTTCATGCAATTACTGACCCAGAAATACGAATACCTCGATATCGCTCACTTTCCAGACACTATACAAGTTGTACTTCCTCTAAACTTTACTACTTACTGTATATTATCCAGCTCTAGTAACGAGTTACGAAGGACAATGTCGCGACTTCCGGGATAGCAAGGTAGTTGGTACGACACTGACGAATTCGATCGGACGCAACAATTGTTACAGAGTTATGCGAGCCTAATGCATCTGTGGCtacgttgaaaaaaaaaaatgtttctgcGCATGTATGGTGGACGTTCCATTTTCAACGCATACTCGTGACGTACACGAGGTGTAGGGTTGCAGGCTCGCCAGCAGGATGTCGCGCAGGATCAAGGACATTCTGCCACCCCGCGTTTGCTTCCTTCCATCCTAGTACTCGAGCTCGTTTCGTCTTTTGAAGTCCTATTTATTGACCGATACATGCACGTTAGCTTACCAGCGTGACTTTATTCTGGCGAGCATCGATGTGCTCCCATCCATTAATCGCTTGTATTTAAGACGCTAAACTTAATTACCTTCGAAATAGTTACCGAACAGTAATTTAAAAGTCGAACAATAAACTCTGACGAAGTCAGAAGACTCGAAGTCGAGCGAGGATTAAAAgagtctacgtgatcaaagttcTTAAGAAGCAACAGTGTCGTCGAGTTTCCAGCATCATTGCAGTTCTTTCAAGCGTCTTTTATTCCTGAACATCAGCTAATTATGAAGGATCCGATCCTCTCAAGACTACGTTCTCGGAGAAACTGTTGCCCTGAAATGACGATAAGGACTGCTACTTATTGGTATCGTTCGGGCGTGCTTTCATTAGTTTCGAGATTTCTCGTGTAATTTATGATGTactttgtaaaaaaaatttatttattttacgtgGAACTTCCTGGCAGTCGACCTCCAGTCGTTTCTAGTTTCCTAAACTTCGACTTCCTGTTTCCTTCCGGTCTCTACGCCGTTTCCCGGAAAAAGCATGGATCGATACCTGGCGCCGAGTGCTGGTGTTCTCTCTTCGACGCAAGCTACAACGACAGATCTTAAAGATTGTCTTAATATTGTATGATTTAAAATCAAGTATTTTAGCTACATATATTCATCGTTTTCGCGACCCAGCGATGTAGAACTAACGTTTATTGAAACCccaaacaaaattttgaatcgttacAAACACCCCCATCGATGATTCGATGACGCTTACAACTAAATTCTCGTCGACTGTGTTCTCCTAGTACAAATCACATAGATTGTAATTCAACAAATTCCTCCCCTCAAAATAAAAGTCCTGTCGATTGGAGGGCGAGGCAGCCAGGATCACATCCCTTGTAGTCCTGCGCATATATCCTGTACTCGCGTGCAACCTATCCCACCCTATACGCCCTTGATCCGGAAATATGCTTCGCGTTTGAAGCAATTATTCCTATTAACGTAGGCGTCGTACCACCCTTAATTCAACTCGATCCTCTCGTTCCTGCCTTTCGACTTCCACGCGGTTGTTCATCGCAACATTTCATAAAAAACAAGCATTACACTCGTAAGATCTGTACGTAATGAACGCATCTCTCTTATTATTAacgtaaaattataaaatgcTAATTAAGACCTTGTCAGATTATCAGGCTACAATGTCCACCCTAGGTTTACAGTGTCGCTGAAAATATTCGTTGCATCGTAGAGCAAGGTATTTCTTAAGTTTCTTAAGAATTCTCGGTGTCAGTTCTGATTTTACGATGACGTGGGTTTCGACGTCACGTCCAAATATCTATTACGCTAGTGACGTTGCGAAAACGAGATGCCTGAGGTGACAGGATAACAAGAATCGCTAGAAGTACCCTATTTTCCATCCTCGCGGAGGGTGAAGCGTCACCGATATCCCGTTTTAAGGTTCGCCCCCTATATACGTATACTGATACGCATCAATAACATTCGTACTCAAAGAACAATGGTAGAAATTTAATATCTCGAAACAGGATTTTAGCAAGTAGGTCCTTCTTCCTAATAGCTGAGATTAGATGAAGGTGTACGTAGGTTCTGGCGCGCGTATATCATCGAACACGCTGGAATCGGGTTCGTCGTCGGGATCGAATTCAATGTCCATCGGATCGATCTCAGGCGGAAGTGTTGGCACCCTAAGCTGCGGGTTCGGAGCTGGACGCATCAAACATGCTTCGACTTTTTCCCGAACGATCTTCTCCTCCTCGTTCCCATCGATTTTCACCGCAGATTCGCCCGCGTACTCCATCATATCGGCTACGTTCTCCTCGTACTCTTGAAGCTGTGATTAAATAATTGCAATCACGATCAAGGACGCGGGTGGTAATTTCAACGGACGCGTTCTTACGTCTCGTTCGATGATCAATCTGTAATCTTTCGGGTGTAGACCCAATTTACAGTTGTCCGTACCAACGTAAGTTTTCGTGGACATATCGTGCTTGCTACCAGTGACGATATTGTACCGGCGATTAAGCAACCTTCCTCTGCAGACATCGCCGTTTACCTCCACAAATATCACTCTGAAATATTCGGTATACTGAGGAACATTttcataattaaatattttaaataaactgaTGCACTAGCGTGACACCTATTAGGAGGTGTGGGACTCAGATCTAGCAACTTAAAATCTTCCACCGATTTTGGATACCCGGTTAACACCCAACCGCTTTTCAAACACTCGTACCCGGATATGTGTTTCTAAAAGTTATAACATTTGTATGCATGCTTCGAAATGAAAGAGATTCATTCGTTAATTTTGTCGTACTTCGACGATCTGCATCTTAATCTCAGACTTAAGTCTTCCTCTGCATTTATTCTCGAGCGATCGGAGCTTTTCTCCCAAAGGATTCTGTTGCAAACATGCCTGTTCCGCAACGTAATCGTAATCGACTACAAAAgacaattgttgtttctttaatGCGTGAGTAATTATAAAGCAATTGAAAAGACAAAATTACTGTGAATAAGACTGAATCGTTCGGCCAAGGATTTTGCTAAAGTGGTGCAACCGGATCCTCTAGATCCAATGAGCGCGATTCGAAATGGCGACAGTGCTTCAGAATGTTTCTTTGTTTTCGCTAATATCGCGCAATCTCTTCCAAGTTCGTCGACGGTTCTGATTCCGACCTCAACTTCCTTCAAATAAATCATTCTTACACCGTCGTTTAATTATAGAATTCTTGCGAAAGATCCAACTAACTATTAAACAATTTGCGTAAGCCTCCCGTAGTTCTCGCAATTTTTTCAGATAACGTTTTTCTTCCGACTTTCTCGCAGGATTCGCCGGGTTACAAGTTTGGCAGCAATTGGCGCCTGCACAAATATGTTCCCAGTTGTCTGCAAAAAGAAATCGCGACAATTGATCTAATCTAGATAGCCGTGGAACCTCGAGCATTTACCGGAATCGTTCGGAATTATAAGCTGTATGGCGTGTGTTGGTAGTATTCCCAAACGCTGGAACACTCGTGCCTCTCTCTTTGATCTTGGCAAGTCTGTACCATAATCAGAAAACGAGAAAACGTCATGAAAGATTACTTTTAAACGCTATTTTTTACCAACAAGAAGCCATCCGCATTCGTGTAACGTCCCGCTTTCTAAAATTTGCCTCATAGCCAATGCAAGATCTTCCGATTCCTCGCAATGGCAGATATTCTATCGAAACAAAACGTGTTTTAAGAGaaggaaagagagaaagacttCTACGCAGTCTTTGCTTACGTCTTCTATAGCGCACGCTTTTCGAAGGTCTTTCAAGGTCAAAGGACGGACACCTAACTCTTCCTGAAGAATTTTCGCTAGAGCCACTCTATCTACTCGCGAGAAACATGTTTAGTCGGTCACTAAATACACTTCAAATACCTATTTCTTTCCTTAAATCACGTTACCAAATCTTGGAGGTGCGATCAAAATAATTTTAGGGACATCCAACCTTTTCGCGGCAAGATGGATGTATTGCTTCATAAATACAAGATGGTTGTCCGGTTTTTTAATTATCAACTGTGTGGCAATGTCCTGTACAAGTTTTTGTTTAGAAAGATCGATGTATCAAAATAATCCATAAATATATTCGCGATATATAGAGGTTATTTACGTGAAACAGTTCATATATGCGATGTTTCTCTAAATATGCTAGAAAGCGTGCATTGATGGAACGCATTCTTTTTTCTGCTTCTGACAATTTCGACATTTTTCTATGCTAATACCTTGACGTTTTCAGAACGTGTTTTCACCTTGTTTCATGTTATTTTGAAACACACATGATATTACATATTCGAACGTTATTTAATGGATTGATtgcgaaattaaataaaaaacttgATCGATCGTTGTATAACGATTGCTATTATTTTCTATAATGCGTATAATCTAAGAAAATCAGTAGAAAAGCTCATTTTCTACGTAAAAACTTGTGGAACTATGGGAATTATGTCCACTGCATTATACCTAGAACACTGCAATATGCTAAAATATGTTAAAGGTTGGATGGCGCCACGTGTTTTGCGTTTTTCGTCTTTCGTCACTGCCAGGCATTGCCAAGAAAGTGTGGAAAAGTGAGGTTGGAAAACCAGGTAGTACACGTTCCAGTATGTCAACCGATAAAAAGATGTCGgatattacgaaaaaaatgtCCGAAATGGACGTGGAAGAAACTGAAAGAAAGCTGACgcataaagaaaagaaaaaattaaaaaaacagcAGGAGTATGAGAAAACTATGGAAATGTTAACGAAGACCGGTGGTCAGGGTCATAGCGAACTCGAGTCCAATTTTACTGTGTCCCAGTCTCAAACCCAGCAACGCACTAATCAACAATTAGAACATGCCGTCGACATCAAGGTGGAAAATTTCAGCATTGCTGCCAAAGGAAAGGAGCTCTTCACTAATGCCAGTCTATTAATTGCACAGGGTAGACGTTACGGTTTGGTAGGACCAAATGGGTATGTACATTTGAACAGACTGTTCAACAAAATGTACTTTCAATGTGTTAAATTCTCGTTCCCATTTCAGACATGGTAAGACTACTTTATTACGTCACATTGCAAAAAGAGCATTTGCCATTCCATCTACAATAGATGTATTGTACTGTGAGCAAGAAGTTATTGCCGATAATACTCCAGCTGTAGAAGTAGTACTAAATGCAGATGTTAAGTGTAAAACATTATTAACAGAGTGTAAACAGTTGGAAGAATTAGTGGAACAAGGAGATAATTCTGTTTTAGGTAGGCTGGACGAGGTAATATTCTTATCTGTTGCattgtatttaaatatatatatctgtatttataaatatataaacatttGATCAAACAAATCTCTGTATGTAGATTTACGAAGAACTGAGAGCTTTAGGTGCAGATTCTGCAGAACCGCGGGCTAGAAGAATTCTGGCTGGTCTAGGATTTAGTCGTTCTATGCAAGATCGCGCGACAAAGAACTTTTCTGGCGGTTGGCGTATGCGCGTTTCTCTTGCAAGGGCACTTTTCTTAGAGCCTACTTTGTTATTACTTGACGAACCAACAAATCATTTAGATTTGAATGCTGTTATTTGGTTGGACAATTACCTACAAGCATGGAAGAAAACGCTATTAATTGTTTCCCACGATCAGAGCTTTTTGGATAATGTTTGCACGGACGTAATTCATTTAGATCAGCAAAAGCTATTTTATTACAAAGGAAATTATAGTATGTTTAAAAAGATGTATGTACAAAAGCGAAAAGAGATGATAAAGGCATATGAAAAACAAGAAAAACGGTTGAAGGACCTCAAAGCCTCGGGACAAAGTAAAAAACAagcagaaaaaaaacaaaaagaagTTTTAACCAGAAAGCAGGAaaagaataaaacaaaaatgcaaaagcaagaggatgacacGACGCCTACAGAATTGTTACAGAAACCTAGAGAATATATAGTCAAATTTAGTTTCCCTGATCCACCTCCTTTGCAACCACCCATTCTCGGTCTTCACAGTAAGTTATAAATATTGAGTTGCTCAACATCTGTataaagataaaattaaaattaatattttattttagatgTCTATTTCGCGTACGAAGGACAACAACCATTATTTATTGATGTTGATTTTGGAATAGACTTAAGTTCTAGAATAGCTATAGTAGGACCTAATGGTGTTGGTAAATCCACATTTTTGAAATTATTGACTGGAGATCTACAACCACTGAAAGGAGATTTAATAAAGAATCATCGATTAGTAAGTAGGACTTTGCATTTACTTACTATTTGCAACATAAAGAGAATTTATGTATTAAATTGCTCTTatcattttttagaggataggtaaGTTCGACCAGCACTCTGGCGAACATCTAACCGCTGAAGAAACGCCGTCAGAATATTTAATGCGTTTGTTTGATCTTCCATACGAGAAAGCTAGGAAACAATTAGGAACATTTGGACTCAGTTCTCACGCCCATACAATTAAAATGAAAGACTTATCAGGAGGTCAAAAAGCACGTGTCGCTTTGGCAGAATTATGTTTAAATGCACCCGACGTTGTAATTTTAGACGAACCGACGAACAATTTAGACATAGAATCTATCGATGCTCTGGCTGAGGCTATTAATGATTATAAAGGGGGAGTTATTATCGTTTCTCACGATGAGCGTCTAATCAGAGATACAGAATGTTGTTTATACGTAATTGAAAATCAACAGATTAACGAAATCGATGGAGATTTCGATGATTATAGGAAAGAGCTATTGGAAAGTCTAGGAGAAGTTGTTAACAATCCAAGTATAGCTGCAAATGCTGCTGTTCTACAATAATCATTTTGCCTTTATAGAACAGTTATACTCCAGTGGCCTGTGGAATCGATCCCTTCAGACACGATTATTCATCCAGTATATTAAACGCTTTTTACATGTTAGTTTTTCcccataaaattattaaattctgATCATCGATTTTAAAATGCGATTATCAGTGCTTCGAATGGAAAAGGTGGATTAATTTACGTTTAAAGGCATACAGAGTTGAAAACATTATGTCTGATAGGGTTAAAATATTGTCAAATTGTAATAAATTCGTAATATACGATTTCTATTTGAGCTGCAAATGTCATACCAATGGAAAGTTACAAAGTACCTAATAATCGCttccaaaatgatttttattattagcaaaggttaaaatatttcgaacatTTTGATTTTTCATGTTTGACAATTGCAATTCAAATCGATTAGGAAATATAATTCGAGTCtacgaagaaatatttatatacatatgtattaaGTTCTGTACAGAACtgtattttgtattataaatatttacttcatgtttgaatggtaaaaataaaaattattcacaGAATCACTTCTAATTAAATAATATCTGCACATGCATGAACTTTATATCTACGTATAAATAACATAGTTACCTATTAACGTTCTATATTCCGtagatataataatttttgtcaaAAGGAATTCGAGAAATTTTCTTATCACGGACCGTTCTAGTGATTTCCAAGAAATTGAAAGAGAGTTGGTTCTACTGAAATGCGTACAACCGGCGGCGCAATGTTCGCTGCCAAAAGGGGCAGACGAGTGATgtgaaaattgtcaaatattttGTGCGAGGTGGTGTCCCGCGGTGAACTTGATAGTGTTCTAAAAAATCGTCGCGATGTCCAGTACCCTGGAAAATAAGATTTTGAATTTACAAGAGCGTCTCAGAGCAGAAAATGAATCGAGAGACAGGGACAGACAGAGTGGCGAGGTTGGATCAGGAACGGGCCTTCAGTCGTCATCCACGGGAACTGTCTCGACTTCTGCCTCACGACGTGAGTTCGgtttaaatattgttcgtgagcgtaaataaatttttttttacctttTTCTCGGAAGGTTTCTAACGTAATCGCAACTTTGCCACTTGTCGTACAGGTTATGTTGACCATCACAATTTATTCTGTTGATTCTATATATCATACACTTTTGGTTTCCTTGTTtaacgcgtagtttgttttgtTCGAATTGTTTGCAAATCAAACTTTATACACgacgatatttttatattttggtCGATAAATCGGGTTTCATAATAAACGGAAATCCGTTTAAACGAATCATATAAACAAAAACAATGTActtatttctttttaaagaaAGGGTTTCTTTGTGTCgttgattaaaataaatactctCTTTCATCTTTTAAACAGTTCtaagttattttttatttccaaaacTGCTATTTGTTTTTTGGTAATTTAAATATGTTTTGTATTTGTAATGaaagttgaaaattattttaataataatggaAGTGAAATTAGACACAAGAATGATACCTGGCCTTCTTAATACAGCTCCAATCCCAACTTTGAAAGTCTCACAAATACCTCCAAAGAAACAAGACAGTGAATTTGAGTCAAAATTACAAGAAATCATGAAGATGAATGGTATTTTGAATATCAATGGACAGAGATATCAAACTGAAATGAAAGATTTAGAACACCTTGGTGAATTGGGAAATGGTACCTGTGGACATGTTGTTAAAATGAGGCATAAACCTAGTGGTGTACTCATAGCTGTAAAACAAATGAGACGTTCTGGTAATGCAGAAGAAAATAAAAGGATAATTATGGATCTTGATGTTGTATTAAAATCACATGATTGTCCATACATTGTGCAATGTTTGGGATGCTTTATCACAGAGTCAGATGTATGGATTTGTATGGAATTAATGGCAACTTGTTTGGATAAATTATTGAAGAAAACTAGGCAAGCAATGCCAgaagaatttttaggaaaagttACAGTAGCAGTAAGTGATAGTAAAAGTTGTAAATTTTATCTTTAATTCTATCAGGAATaacaattacatgaaa
This genomic window from Colletes latitarsis isolate SP2378_abdomen chromosome 8, iyColLati1, whole genome shotgun sequence contains:
- the LOC143344400 gene encoding adenylate kinase 8 encodes the protein MSKLSEAEKRMRSINARFLAYLEKHRIYELFHDIATQLIIKKPDNHLVFMKQYIHLAAKRLDVPKIILIAPPRFDRVALAKILQEELGVRPLTLKDLRKACAIEDNICHCEESEDLALAMRQILESGTLHECGWLLVDLPRSKREARVFQRLGILPTHAIQLIIPNDSDNWEHICAGANCCQTCNPANPARKSEEKRYLKKLRELREAYANCLIEVEVGIRTVDELGRDCAILAKTKKHSEALSPFRIALIGSRGSGCTTLAKSLAERFSLIHIDYDYVAEQACLQQNPLGEKLRSLENKCRGRLKSEIKMQIVEKHISGYECLKSGWVLTGYPKSVEDFKLLDLSPTPPNRVIFVEVNGDVCRGRLLNRRYNIVTGSKHDMSTKTYVGTDNCKLGLHPKDYRLIIERDLQEYEENVADMMEYAGESAVKIDGNEEEKIVREKVEACLMRPAPNPQLRVPTLPPEIDPMDIEFDPDDEPDSSVFDDIRAPEPTYTFI
- the LOC143344399 gene encoding ATP-binding cassette sub-family F member 1 — its product is MSTDKKMSDITKKMSEMDVEETERKLTHKEKKKLKKQQEYEKTMEMLTKTGGQGHSELESNFTVSQSQTQQRTNQQLEHAVDIKVENFSIAAKGKELFTNASLLIAQGRRYGLVGPNGHGKTTLLRHIAKRAFAIPSTIDVLYCEQEVIADNTPAVEVVLNADVKCKTLLTECKQLEELVEQGDNSVLGRLDEIYEELRALGADSAEPRARRILAGLGFSRSMQDRATKNFSGGWRMRVSLARALFLEPTLLLLDEPTNHLDLNAVIWLDNYLQAWKKTLLIVSHDQSFLDNVCTDVIHLDQQKLFYYKGNYSMFKKMYVQKRKEMIKAYEKQEKRLKDLKASGQSKKQAEKKQKEVLTRKQEKNKTKMQKQEDDTTPTELLQKPREYIVKFSFPDPPPLQPPILGLHNVYFAYEGQQPLFIDVDFGIDLSSRIAIVGPNGVGKSTFLKLLTGDLQPLKGDLIKNHRLRIGKFDQHSGEHLTAEETPSEYLMRLFDLPYEKARKQLGTFGLSSHAHTIKMKDLSGGQKARVALAELCLNAPDVVILDEPTNNLDIESIDALAEAINDYKGGVIIVSHDERLIRDTECCLYVIENQQINEIDGDFDDYRKELLESLGEVVNNPSIAANAAVLQ